The genomic region ACCGTGAGACTTCTTGCGAGATGTGGTTCGAGTCCTTTGTGAAGTTGAAGCTGCGACATCTGTTCCGGATTCTCCTTCAGACTGTGAGCTGAACATCATGCGCGAGGATGCTGCTTCAGTGTccgtctcgtagtcgtaCGATACCTTGTCCTGTAGTTTTTGCAGTCTCAGTGCCCAAAGGTCTTTCACTAGAGTCTTGTCAAAGTCAGCCCCATTCTGTAAGTTTTGAGAAAGAAATCAGACCTCTAGTTCTTGGGGCAGCTTCTGCACTTCAATCAGCCACTTGAGCTGCTTGCGAAGGACAAGTTGTATGCAGAGAAGATAATGCTCATATGCTCGAGCGCCGCTGAACCCAGTTGCTATGGCAAGTCAGACCTCGATCTTAGGTCTTAGACATGTCGTAGAGCTTGCCCTTACTCGTGACTGACTCGGCATCTGACTCCTTCTTCCTGGACGTCTTGCCACGCGTTACTAGCTCCCCGGTGTCTTCAGCGACAACGGTACCAAGCTGTTTGTGAAACCATCAGTATCAGGCCTCGTTGACGGTATGCTCGATGTCTCACCTCTGACTGCTGGTGTCCCTGATCACAATATGTGAAGCCGTCCTCGCCGACATGGAAACGTCTGGACCCACAGTCGTCTTGCAAGCAATGCTGACCTTTGTTGCGTCTTTGCGACATCTGACCTTCAGAGGTGGGAGGTAGGATTGTATCTGGAGAATAAGGCGTTCCGGGTGATCAGCTGCCTCGCGTGCGAAGGTCAAGTATGCACTCGGATCTTCGTTGATCGGACTTCAGGGAGTATTCGTGGTCTTGGCAATTTTCTGAGTAGGGCTGGCGCTTGGACAACATGTGCTCATTGCTGGAACCGAAAGACTTCCAGTTGCCGTCGAGCGCATCGGGAAGTTTTTGCTCGGATTTACGACAGCAGCCTTCATGTTACGCAGCGACAGTGGTCTATGATGGAATACACCGTTGTACAGGTGTGCTTCAGCCGAGGTGAGATATGGCTTGTGAGTTGGAACAGCGTTGGCGTGAAGTGAGGTGTCGCTGCTGCAAGGATTTGTGCAAGTTCTTGGCGAAAAGACCAACTTTACCGGAAGCAGAGATGCGGGCTGTTACTACGACTTGAGAGTGACAAAGATATGACTTTGATCGTTAGATTTTTCAGATTCGTGAGACACAGCGAACTTTTCGCATATCATAgtctacctatagataaTTGACGAATCGCAAGAGACGAATCGTCAAGATCACGCGACTATCCTTCGAAGACCTTCCCGCTTCTAAAACACTTCATGCCGCATTTACATCGTTTTTGACGTATACCCATAAGTGATGTGTCCCTTGGTTAGGCGCATGTTCTCGGGGTATCTTTGAGCGCTCTAATAGCGAGCTGCTTAAGAGCCCTTTGGAGCCTCCTTGGCATCGATGCAAGCCTCCTCGCCCATGGCAGTAAGGACGATGACGTCTGGGAAGAGGAGTCAGTATCAACAGTATTAAACGCGTAGGGGTAAAAACTCACTGGTGtccttctcctcctctcTGAAAAGCTTGTTGATCTTGTCACCGGCCTCACCCTCTGGAACCTTGACATCGTCCTTGGTGGATCCATCGTCAGACATGAGGGAGAGGAAGCCATCGTCAGTGATGTCAAGCTGCGGAGATTATCAGCCAGCCGTTCTGTGTCCCATAGGCCATGCTTTTGCTCTTACCAGCTGGTACTCGCGCCGGGAGACGTTTGGAACATCCATGTTGTGGGTGGATGGAGACAAGTCTTCCATCTTCTTGCCGGTGAAGATGTCGATGGCGACCATGTGGACCTTGGCGTGACCGTGCT from Fulvia fulva chromosome 2, complete sequence harbors:
- a CDS encoding Eukaryotic translation initiation factor 5A — encoded protein: MADNNDAQHEHTFESADAGASTTFPMQCSALRKNGHVVIKGRPCKIVEMSTSKTGKHGHAKVHMVAIDIFTGKKMEDLSPSTHNMDVPNVSRREYQLLDITDDGFLSLMSDDGSTKDDVKVPEGEAGDKINKLFREEEKDTNVIVLTAMGEEACIDAKEAPKGS